In Electrophorus electricus isolate fEleEle1 chromosome 12, fEleEle1.pri, whole genome shotgun sequence, a single window of DNA contains:
- the afap1l1a gene encoding LOW QUALITY PROTEIN: actin filament-associated protein 1-like 1 (The sequence of the model RefSeq protein was modified relative to this genomic sequence to represent the inferred CDS: inserted 2 bases in 1 codon) produces MVVGPIASSAAVAAMELLVTELTVLLKLLDHETLSSATEEKKSAVKNLLAQFQPTVPGTDYMYMNTSVYRNGTSFVESLFEKFDCDLGDLKVEAEEQNKELNQTDRATPSKPRRAHTPPPLPNTPPPEDYYEEALPLSPGTLPEYITSRGSSSPPNSIEDGYYEDTEQNYPTTCTNSHRKNSYNDSDALSSSYESYDEEEEEKRQRLTHQWPSEENSMAPVRDCRICAFLLRKKRFGQWAKQLTVIRENRLQCYKSSKDQSPYMDLPLSLCNVIYVPKDGRKKKHELRFSLPGGEALVLAVQSKEQAEKWLRVVREISSLGNGLNSSTSPMTPRRTELDKRLSAEKPASDSDTVPSGECCRDVGKVKRGALSELTGTMSRAAGRKITRIISFSRRKPPLPGDPRWTSPEENPGCGYLSILVNQCWKERWCRVSCGSLHLHQEQGDPRRCHAXPIALQGCDVLPGFGSKHPFALRILRGSSEVAVLEARGSEEMGRWLGVLLAETGCSADPESLHYDYVDVETIANIRTAARHSFLWATSTESRTYDEVPCEETRQEGEKLGEQQDKSRNKPPITLKRHGPSANQYGRYGKTRAEEDARRYLREKEELEQERDSIRNALVSLRKDKREAKAKLKGATDKQQRALEEHVAHLEESCHLKEGQRVDLELRLTQVKENLKKSLAGGVLGAPAQTTPLSKKTRQPEAQYIESFLPVNCASEMRKRPSSIYTSAKGNVMQKAKEWESKRGT; encoded by the exons CGATGGAGCTCTTGGTGACTGAGCTGACCGTTCTGCTCAAGCTGCTGGATCACGAGACCTTGAGCTCTGCCACCGAAGAGAAGAAGAGTGCCGTGAAGAACCTGCTTGCACAGTTCCAGCCCACAG TTCCTGGAACCGACTACATGTACATGAACACCTCTGTCTACAGAAACGGCACCAGCTTTGTGGAGTCCCTCTTTGAGAAGTTTG ACTGCGACCTTGGTGACTTGAAAGTGGAAGCAGAGGAGCAGAATAAAGAGCTGAACCAAACGGACCGAGCAACTCCCTCCAAACCC AGACGAGCGCACACGCCTCCCCCTCTGCCCAACACGCCTCCGCCGGAGGACTACTACGAAGAGGCTTTACCCCTCAGCCCTGGCACTCTGCCAGAGTACATCACCAGTCGAG GTAGCTCCAGCCCCCCTAACTCCATTGAGGATGGATACTATgaagacacagagcagaactacCCCACTACCTGCACGAACAGTCACCGCAAAAACTCCT ATAACGATTCGGACGCTCTGAGCAGCTCCTACGAGTCTTacgacgaggaagaggaggagaagaggcagCGTCTAACCCACCAGTGGCCATCGGAGGAGAACTCCATGGCCCCAGTGAGGGACTGCCGCATCTGCGCCTTCCTGCTGAGGAAGAAGCGTTTTGGCCAGTGGGCCAAACAGCTCACTGTGATCCGGGAGAACCGGCTGCAG TGCTACAAAAGCTCCAAGGACCAGTCCCCCTACATGGATCTGCCACTCAGCCTGTGCAACGTCATCTACGTTCCCAAGGACGGGCGTAAGAAGAAGCACGAGCTTCGCTTCTCCCTGCCAGGCGGGGAGGCCCTCGTGCTGGCTGTACAGAGCAAGGAGCAGGCGGAGAAATGGCTGCGG GTGGTGCGTGAAATCAGCAGTCTGGGGAATGGCCTGAACAGTTCAACATCTCCCATGACGCCCAGAAGGACCGAGTTGGACAAG AGACTGTCTGCTGAGAAACCCGCGTCAGACTCGGACACCGTGCCCAGCGGCGAGTGTTGCCGAGACGTGG gtaaagTTAAGCGCGGTGCTCTGTCAGAGCTGACTGGCACCATGAGCAGAGCAGCAGGGCGTAAGATTACCCGAATAATCAGTTTCTCCAGAAGAAAGCCCCCTCTCCCAGGAGACCCCCGATGGACATCACCTGAGGAGAACCCTGGCTGTG gttaTCTGAGCATTCTGGTGAACCAGTGCTGGAAGGAGCGCTGGTGTCGAGTGAGCTGTGGCTCCCTCCACCTGCACCAGGAGCAGGGTGATCCGCGGAGGTGCCACGC CCCCATAGCCCTGCAGGGCTGCGATGTCCTGCCAGGCTTCGGCTCCAAGCACCCCTTTGCTCTAAGGATACTGCGAGGGAGCAGCGAGGTTGCCGTCTTGGAG GCCCGCGGTTCTGAGGAGATGGGCCGGTGGCTGGGGGTTCTGTTGGCAGAGACCGGGTGTTCTGCTGACCCAGAGTCCCTGCACTACGACTACGTGGACGTAGAGACCATCGCCAACATCCGTACGGCTGCCCGACACTCTTTCCT ATGGGCGACCTCCACAGAGTCCAGGACATACGACGAGGTCCCTTGTGAGGAAACACGG CAGGAAGGTGAGAAGCTAGGGGAACAGCAGGATAAGAGCAGGAACAAGCCCCCGATCACCCTCAAACGCCACGGCCCAA GCGCGAACCAGTATGGGAGGTACGGGAAGACGCGAGCCGAGGAGGATGCCAGGCGGTAcctgagggagaaggaggagctGGAACAGGAGCGGGACAGCATCAGGAACGCCCTGGTCTCGCTGCGCAAGGACAAACGAGAGGCAAAGGCCAAGCTGAAGGGGGCAACAG ACAAACAGCAGCGGGCTCTGGAGGAGCACGTGGCCCATCTGGAGGAGAGTTGCCATCTGAAGGAGGGCCAGCGCGTCGACCTGGAGCTGAGGCTCACACAGGTTAAGGAGAACCTGAAGAAGTCCCTGGCTGGGGGGGTCCTGGGAGCACCTGCACAGACCACGCCCTTGAGCAAG AAGACTCGGCAGCCTGAGGCACAGTACATTGAATCCTTCCTGCCTGTAAACTGTGCTTCCGAAATGCGCAAGCGACCCTCCTCTATCTACACATCCGCAAAGGGAAACGTCATGCAGAAAGCCAAG GAATGGGAGTCTAAGAGGGGAACCTAA
- the pttg1 gene encoding securin codes for MDVLIHLDQENGALTAPASRSRQRLQSAPEPCLKTPLAVKTRLGAPAQSARKALGTVNKAVATPAAAHKSEVRRKPLEAQCKVPPQPAREDYPEIETCFPYNPSDFESYSVPEEVCLSRFSLAGLGRLQWSLALPEEDMIVPELPPSPLKLPSEDCRDDREAFLETIKELTVDLPPEWD; via the exons ATGGATGTCCTGATTCACCTGGACCAGGAGAATGGAGCTCTCACCGCTCCGGCCAGCAGATCTCGCCAGAGACTCCAGTCCGCGCCCG AGCCGTGTCTGAAAACGCCGCTGGCGGTAAAGACGCGTCTTGGAGCTCCCGCACAGTCGGCCCGCAAAGCTCTGGGAACAGTAAACAAAGCTGTAGCCACCCCGGCAGCGGCACACAAATCTGAAGTGCGGCGGAAACCCCTTGAAGCCCAG tGTAAAGTACCCCCTCAGCCTGCTCGTGAGGACTATCCAGAGATTGAGACGTGCTTCCCTTACAACCCAAGTG ATTTTGAATCGTACAGCGTACCGGAGGAGGTCTGTCTGAGCCGCTTCTCGTTAGCTGGTTTGGGAAGATTGCAGTGGTCTCTAGCATTGCCTGAAGAGGATATGATTGTTCCAGAATTGCCACCATCTCCTCTTAAACTTCCTTCAG AGGACTGCAGAGATGACCGGGAAGCATTCCTGGAAACGATCAAGGAGCTGACTGTGGACTTGCCTCCTGAGTGGGACTAA
- the gabrp gene encoding gamma-aminobutyric acid receptor subunit pi: MLIPLLICLSPFVTHANCELGFHGIDLEKWNTSQLQPTIQKLMKGYNCYLRPNFNEGPVEIGMSLDVASSDAISEINTDCTATIFLRQRWQGSRLIFPGNESSSLDGRLVSLLWIPDTFIPDSKRSFLHDVTVDNRLIRIFSNGTVLYALRITATIACNMELTKYPTDRQPCTLQLECWGYNLQDVVFSWTPGNDSVKGLGTLRLAQYSVESYYTSVSEAVHETGHYPKLVLYFFLQRNILFFILETYVPYILLVVLSWVSFWISQSSVPARTCIGVTTVLTMTTLMMGARTSLPNANCFIKAIDVYLGICLTFIFGALLEYACAHLYTMQHQTIVDVQRELLKEFNESNGNCSIQLVLSATPDKGPPQDTQEEAPDQSVQSKGEQPMGKQTSNGCGLSSVKRASRKAVSVMSVENPHNIDRHARTFFPVMFLLVNIFYWLYYLFI, from the exons ATGCTGATTCCCCTTCTCATCTGCTTGAGTCCCTTTGTGACTCATGCCAACTG tgagTTGGGCTTTCATGGGATTGACTTAGAAAAATGGAATACGTCCCAGCTGCAGCCCACCATCCAGAAACTGATGAAGGGCTATAACTGCTATCTCAGACCCAACTTCAACG AAGGCCCCGTGGAAATTGGAATGAGTCTGGATGTTGCAAGCAGTGATGCCATCTCTGAGATCAATACG GACTGCACAGCCACTATATTCCTGAGACAGCGCTGGCAAGGTTCCCGTTTGATATTCCCCGGCAATGAAAGCTCGAGTCTGGATGGACGCCTGGTTTCCCTGCTGTGGATCCCTGACACGTTCATTCCTGACTCCAAGCGCTCGTTCCTGCACGATGTCACCGTGGACAACAGACTCATCCGGATTTTTAGCAACGGGACCGTGCTCTACGCTCTCCG CATTACAGCCACTATTGCCTGCAACATGGAACTTACCAAGTACCCGACGGACAGACAGCCGTGTACCCTGCAGCTGGAGTGCT GGGGCTATAATCTCCAGGACGTGGTATTTTCCTGGACTCCAGGGAATGACTCAGTGAAGGGTCTTGGCACACTCCGTCTGGCACAGTACAGCGTGGAGAGCTACTACACCTCGGTGTCTGAGGCAGTGCATGAGACAG GGCACTACCCGAAGCTGGTGCTGTACTTCTTTCTGCAGAGGAACATCCTCTTCTTCATCCTGGAGACCTACGTGCCCTACATCCTGCTGGTGGTCTTGTCCTGGGTGTCCTTCTGGATCAGCCAGTCTTCGGTTCCTGCTCGCACGTGCATCG GAGTGACTACTGTTCTGACAATGACCACACTCATGATGGGTGCCAGGACCTCGCTGCCCAATGCCAACTGCTTCATCAAGGCCATAGACGTCTACCTCGGCATCTGTTTGACCTTCATCTTTGGCGCGCTGCTGGAATACGCCTGTGCTCACTTGTACACCATGCAGCACCAAACCATCGTGGATGTACAAAGA GAACTGCTGAAGGAGTTTAATGAGTCAAACGGCAACTGCTCCATCCAGCTCGTACTCTCTGCCACACCTGACAAGGGCCCGCCTCAAGACACCCAGGAAGAGGCACCTGACCAATCCGTGCAGAGCAAAGGAGAGCAGCCAATGGGGAAGCAGACCAGCAATGGCTGTGGCCTGTCCTCGGTCAAACGCGCGTCGCGCAAAGCAGTGTCTGTGATGAGCGTGGAAAATCCCCACAACATCGACAGGCACGCGCGCACCTTCTTCCCAGTGATGTTCCTCTTGGTCAACATCTTTTACTGGCTGTATTACCTCTTCATTTAA